The window GGACTACGTCATGCAGGACGGCGACGTGGTGGAGTTCCGGTTCAACGTGTAGCGCGGGTGCTACGATTGTGGTATGGGCATGAGTGAGCCGCACGTCGAGAGCTTGTCGCAGCGGGAGTTGCGCAACGAATCCGGGCGCGTTCTTCGTCTTGTCAGCGAGGGCAGTCGTTCGTTCTGACCAACCGAGGTGTCGTCGTCGGTCGTATCGTCCCGGTTGACGCGCCCGCCCCCACGTTGCCCATCGTTCGGGCTGCGAAGCGTGTCGGAGGCTGGGCGGCGTTGAGGCCTCAGCCGATTGAGAGTGATCGACCGATGTCTCACATCGTTGACGAGCTTCGAGAGGATCGGGTGTGAGCAGCACTCCACTCGTCTACGTCGACACGTCCGCACTCGGAGCGCTTCTCATCGCACAAGCGGAGACCGAGGCGCTGGCGGAGTGGCTCGACCAGGCGGACGTCAGCCTCGTGTCGAGTGATCTGCTTGAAACGGAGCTGCGTCGGATGGCCGTGCGCGAGGGGCGGGATCAGGTCAAAGTCAGTGCGATCCTCGATGGCGTTTCTCTCGCAGCGCTCGATCGTGCCACCTACCGCTCGGCAGGGTTCCTGCCGATGCCATATCTGCGCACTCTAGACGCACTCCATTTGGAGGCGGCGATGCGCCTTGACGTCGATGCGATCCTCACGTACGACTACCGACTTGCGGAAGCGGCGAGAGCCGCCGGCCTTGATGTCATTGCTCCCGGGCGGGAGCAGGCTAGATGAGTGGTCAAGGGTCGATTTCAGCCGGATGATCGCCTCGGACTCGTCCCATGAAGCGAGGGCTGTCATTGATGACGTGTTGGTCGGCGCAACCAGAGTGGTTGATTCTATGCGAGAGGCAGTGTGCAGGCGCGGATGGATGGGCAGAGTAGCGCCGACCGTCGCGGACCGCGTGCTGGGCGTGTGCGGATGCGAACGCGACTTCACTGTTCGAGGATGCTCGACAACCTGACGACTGGTTTGCCCGTGGACTTCGCGTATGCGATTTCGCGACGAGTGGACTCGCCGATGTACCCTCCAGGATCTACGACGAAGACGGCATCCGCAAGATCGATCTTCTTGATGTGGAGTTCGTCGAGCGCTCGCTTCTGATCGGTTGTGATTGCGTCGCCTCGGTGCTGGAAGACCGCTGGCGCCACGACGATCGCCCCGGCGAGCGTGAGCTTGCGATTGGCATCGGCAATTTCGTCGCAAAACCTCGTGGAACCGCAGATGCAGATGACCTTTGTGGCATCCTCTGTCACCTCACGCAGTTCGTGGGGTACCTCCCAGTCGGCCGCCGTCAGTGCAAGTTCGTCATCAGCTGGCAGCTTGGCCATGACTTGATCAAGCGGGACAACTCGAGACGCTCCGCCTCGCAGGTCGAGTACGTCGAGTTTGCAGTCTTGACGCATCCGCTCGATGTCCCGCACGAGTTCCGCATATGAGTTGCCAAACGGTTTAACCGGTTCCTTCGTGTATGCCGGCTTGCCCTTGTCATCTGGGTAGAGTTCACGGATCTCCCAACTCTGCTCACCGCTGTGATCATGCACATCAAGGCTGACGACATACCTCCAAGTTCCCATATCGTCAGAGTAGCCGGGAGCTCCGACGCAGTCGCGTGCATGCACGCGTGCTGTGCGCGGAGTTTGGTGCAAAGCTCGACGACGCTGTGTTGGCAAACCGCTGGCCCTGACGCAACGTGGGAGAGTGGCGTCCACGGTGGCTGATTGAGTTGGCTTCTGCGCACAGCGATTGCTCGGTGATGAGATCACTGGGCAACCCGTGGAGACTCTCGCGCTGAAGTGACCCGACGAGAAGGTAGCCCGCGCCGCAGCTCGGGTCGGAGCGGTGGGTCGAGAAGTGGTCAACTACGGAATGTGGAGGACTTCCGCTTCATCATCAGACTGCTCGACGCTTCGCCCACAGTCGTCCGTGACAGCCGGTCGAAGCGCGTATCAAGACTTCCGACCTGCTGTCCTGATTGCTATCATTAGTGCTATCATCGGGAGGTGATGCGGATGTCGTCCATCATCGTGCGCGGTCTTGACGACTCGGTCAAGGAACAACTCGTCGCTCAGGCGAAACGCCACGGGCGGTCGATGGAGGCCGAGGTGCGCGACATCCTGACCAAAGCGGCGCAACGTCCGAACATCGGCGTCGCGCTGATGCGAGCGGCGCAGAGTGCCGGGGGCGTAGACGTCCTTCCGATTCCGGAGCGTAGTGACATTGCTCGTGCGGTGGACTTCGAATGATCGTCCTGGACACCAACGTGATCTCCGAGCTCTTCCGCCGGGAGCCCGACGCGCGAGTGGTGTCCTGGCTCGAATCGCTTGAGGATGACGTTGCGATAACGGCCATAACGCTGGCCGAGCTGTTCGCCGGCGTGCGCCGGATGCCGGACGGGCGACGGAAGGCTGACCTGGCAAGGGCCGTGTCCGCGGCGGTCGAGCCGTACCGGGGCGGGCATGCGGTGCTTCCGTTCGACGAAGCGTGTGCCGTTCCGTACGCCGAGATCCTGCTTGAGCGAGAGCGCGCGGGGCTCCCGATCGCGACGGCAGATGCGCAGATCGCGGCTATCTGCCGGACACTTGATGCAGTGTGTGCTACGCGGAACACCAGGGACTTCGCCCACACAGGCGTGGCCGTCGTCGATCCTTGGGCGAGCTGAGGCCTGCGCGGCGAATGCTCGTCGGTCAGCGCTGATTCCTGGCCGTGATGCATGACAGGCTGAGATGTATACGAGACGTATTGAGCGCTCAGGGTGACGCGTGACCGAGACGACGAACGTTAGACGGGCCAGGAAGCTTTTGTTCTCTGGCGCGCTGACGTGCGCCGTCATCCTAGGAAGCGCCGAGGCGATCAACCGAATTCTGGCCTCGCAGCTCGTCGGCGATGTCGATGCAGCGCACACAGCTGTAGTCGTTCTCGGCTTTGCGAATCGGACCCCGGAAATCAACGCAATCAACAAATGGCGGGTACGCTCCGGAATCGCGACAGCGGTACTGTACCAAGCCGATCTTCTGGTCTTCTCCGGCGGCGATCCGGGTGGGTTCTGCGAAGCCGAGATCATGGCGACCTACGCGCAAGAGCTGGGCTATCGAGGCCCCATCGAGACTGAAGCCGCGTCGCAGACGACCGAGGAGAACCTTCAGAACACCGCGCATCTCATGGAATCGGCGGACAGAATTGCCCTGGTGTCCAATCCGTTGCACGCGTATAGAGCCCGGAAACTGCTTGCGCATCTTCGGCCCGATCTCGCCCGCCGGCTTGTCAGAACGCGTGAGGTGCGATCGGGACGATGGAGCATCTTGATCCCGATCGGCACCCTGGTCGAAGCAAGCGTGCTCTTGCGCGAGAGGCTTCATCGTCGGCGCTGATTGCGGTTGGCGATCACCACGCTTACGCTCGGCCTCAGCGAGACTCTTCAACACCATCGCGAGAACGGTGACCTATGGGCACTCTGAGCTATACGGCAACGGTCTCCCTGGATGGGTACGTTGCCGGCGCAACAGGCGACTTCCAATGGTCAGCGCCGGACGCGGAAGTGTTCCAGTTCCACGTTGACCGCATGAGCTCCGTTTCCACGGAGGTGCTGGGCCGAAACACCTACGTGCTGCTGAAGTACTGGGAAACAGAGCCAGACGACGGCTCTTGGGATGCCGCCGAGCACGAGTTCGCGCGGCGATGGCGAGACATCGAGCATGTCGTCGCCTCCTCGACATTGACGCAGGATGAGCTTGCCGGCCGATCCCGATT of the Paramicrobacterium humi genome contains:
- a CDS encoding type II toxin-antitoxin system VapC family toxin translates to MSSTPLVYVDTSALGALLIAQAETEALAEWLDQADVSLVSSDLLETELRRMAVREGRDQVKVSAILDGVSLAALDRATYRSAGFLPMPYLRTLDALHLEAAMRLDVDAILTYDYRLAEAARAAGLDVIAPGREQAR
- a CDS encoding FitA-like ribbon-helix-helix domain-containing protein, whose protein sequence is MSSIIVRGLDDSVKEQLVAQAKRHGRSMEAEVRDILTKAAQRPNIGVALMRAAQSAGGVDVLPIPERSDIARAVDFE
- a CDS encoding type II toxin-antitoxin system VapC family toxin; its protein translation is MIVLDTNVISELFRREPDARVVSWLESLEDDVAITAITLAELFAGVRRMPDGRRKADLARAVSAAVEPYRGGHAVLPFDEACAVPYAEILLERERAGLPIATADAQIAAICRTLDAVCATRNTRDFAHTGVAVVDPWAS
- a CDS encoding YdcF family protein; this encodes MTETTNVRRARKLLFSGALTCAVILGSAEAINRILASQLVGDVDAAHTAVVVLGFANRTPEINAINKWRVRSGIATAVLYQADLLVFSGGDPGGFCEAEIMATYAQELGYRGPIETEAASQTTEENLQNTAHLMESADRIALVSNPLHAYRARKLLAHLRPDLARRLVRTREVRSGRWSILIPIGTLVEASVLLRERLHRRR